One Leisingera caerulea DSM 24564 genomic window carries:
- a CDS encoding benzoate/H(+) symporter BenE family transporter → MSDTAGYQRLRLGDISGSAVGAGFLAVLVSYSGPLLIYLSAAEAMEISRSAFTSWVFAISIAAGLSSIVLSLWFRAPVAMAWSAPGTVLLIGFGPTLPAAEMAGAYIAVAAALILIGISGLFDRLVKVLPPAVTNGMMAGILFGFGLKAAGGLATDPVVVSVLIAAFAICTATVPRYAVLALLGLALMLTSIAYETSITSVSLSMAQPQAIVPQFSTSAMLSLAVPLLITTLSGQFLPGMAVLRANGYAVSANPIMIFGGLASAGAAVFGGISTALASITAAFCAGPDSHENPERRYIAGVACGLFFCLGGLFAGSIVDILIMLPSSVIALLAGLALLQPILKFTAAMMASEDAQAGLLTFIFTASGVSLFGIGAAFWGVVAGIVFHFLTRFGRWMMDRLAA, encoded by the coding sequence TTGTCTGATACGGCTGGATACCAGCGACTGCGCCTGGGGGACATTTCCGGCTCCGCTGTCGGGGCCGGTTTCCTTGCAGTCCTTGTATCTTATTCCGGTCCTCTGCTGATCTATCTCAGTGCTGCCGAGGCCATGGAAATTTCCCGGTCAGCATTCACATCTTGGGTCTTCGCAATCTCGATCGCGGCAGGCCTGTCGAGCATCGTCCTCAGCCTGTGGTTCCGTGCCCCTGTCGCTATGGCCTGGTCCGCGCCTGGAACCGTGCTTCTGATCGGGTTCGGTCCTACTCTGCCTGCTGCTGAGATGGCGGGGGCCTACATTGCCGTCGCGGCGGCTTTGATCCTCATCGGTATTTCCGGCCTGTTCGATCGGCTCGTGAAAGTTCTTCCTCCCGCCGTAACAAACGGCATGATGGCGGGTATCCTGTTCGGTTTCGGCCTCAAGGCTGCAGGCGGGCTGGCCACAGATCCGGTGGTGGTCTCCGTTCTCATCGCAGCCTTCGCAATTTGCACCGCCACCGTGCCGCGCTATGCCGTGCTCGCCTTGCTGGGGCTGGCTCTTATGCTCACCTCCATCGCTTATGAAACATCGATCACATCGGTGAGCTTGTCGATGGCGCAGCCGCAAGCAATAGTGCCACAATTCTCGACGTCTGCGATGCTCAGTCTTGCAGTGCCGTTGCTAATAACGACTCTCAGCGGGCAATTTCTGCCAGGAATGGCGGTTCTGAGGGCCAACGGCTACGCGGTCTCGGCCAATCCGATCATGATCTTTGGAGGACTTGCCTCCGCGGGCGCCGCGGTGTTCGGTGGAATCAGCACCGCGCTTGCGTCAATCACGGCAGCTTTCTGCGCAGGGCCAGACAGTCACGAAAACCCGGAGCGCCGCTACATTGCGGGTGTTGCCTGCGGATTGTTCTTCTGCCTCGGCGGGCTCTTTGCCGGGAGCATCGTCGACATCCTGATCATGCTGCCATCCTCCGTCATCGCACTGCTGGCGGGGTTGGCGCTGCTGCAACCGATCCTGAAATTTACCGCCGCAATGATGGCGTCCGAAGATGCCCAGGCTGGGCTGCTCACCTTCATTTTCACCGCATCCGGCGTGTCGCTCTTCGGGATCGGCGCGGCATTCTGGGGAGTCGTGGCGGGCATCGTGTTTCATTTCCTGACGCGGTTTGGCCGCTGGATGATGGACCGGCTGGCGGCGTGA
- a CDS encoding AEC family transporter, whose translation MTDVLLLMLPIFTMIGIGSLFVSRRWFPADGLPVLNRFVMNACIPVLLFSAIANGETLADFSWLNAFVFGAASLVSSAVLWAVLRFALHEPAPQRIILALGGAAANTIFLGFPIASAFIPGSAAKVFSWVVFAEVAIIIPVVTTLALLAENTSGQNAFGAALKALAHSPVVLGLAAGFAFLATGLTLPEWLDRVVTSIVAAAPFIALFVIGGSILQFRVSRSGPRVAAVTAAKLIIHPFVVGGAFCAVFGWQDPVARDAVLFSCMPLFLSYAVFCGRHSVGETGASAIVLSTLFGAVTVPVILAQLY comes from the coding sequence ATGACCGATGTCCTGCTCCTAATGCTGCCGATCTTCACGATGATCGGGATCGGCAGCCTCTTCGTGTCCCGCAGATGGTTTCCCGCAGACGGCCTGCCGGTTCTGAACCGGTTCGTGATGAATGCCTGCATTCCAGTGCTGCTGTTTTCCGCCATCGCAAACGGCGAAACGCTGGCGGATTTCTCCTGGCTCAACGCATTCGTCTTTGGCGCCGCATCGCTAGTGTCGAGCGCGGTTCTGTGGGCCGTCCTGCGCTTTGCCCTGCACGAACCGGCCCCGCAGCGCATTATCCTGGCGCTCGGCGGGGCGGCCGCCAACACCATTTTTCTCGGCTTCCCGATTGCCTCGGCCTTCATACCCGGCAGCGCGGCCAAGGTCTTTTCCTGGGTCGTGTTCGCCGAAGTTGCGATCATCATCCCGGTCGTGACTACACTGGCGCTGCTGGCCGAGAACACATCCGGTCAGAACGCCTTTGGCGCCGCTTTGAAAGCACTGGCGCACAGCCCAGTCGTCTTGGGCCTGGCCGCCGGTTTCGCCTTCCTCGCGACCGGCCTCACCCTTCCGGAATGGTTGGACCGTGTGGTCACGTCAATCGTCGCCGCCGCACCGTTCATCGCGCTGTTCGTGATCGGGGGCAGTATCCTGCAATTCCGGGTGTCGCGCAGCGGACCGCGTGTCGCGGCCGTCACCGCGGCCAAGCTGATCATCCACCCGTTTGTGGTCGGCGGTGCCTTCTGCGCTGTATTCGGCTGGCAGGACCCGGTGGCGCGGGACGCGGTCCTGTTTTCATGCATGCCGCTGTTTCTATCCTATGCGGTGTTCTGCGGCCGCCACTCAGTCGGTGAAACCGGCGCGTCGGCCATTGTTCTGTCAACGCTTTTCGGGGCCGTCACGGTGCCCGTCATCCTTGCCCAGCTGTACTGA
- a CDS encoding FAD-binding monooxygenase, with the protein MQYYVDGFKPGDPDIKPSAPGLGRATSNANDIPQKVDVLIAGCGPAGLCLAAQLAGFPEISTMIVEPKHGPMEKGQADGVSVRSMEMFQAFGFAEKVKREAYWVNQTAFWKPSPADPSHIHRVGIAQDVADDQSEMPHTIVNQARIHQLFLDVMKNAPTRLEPHYGLRVNDLAIDSGSDDHPVTVTLEHVAEDGSAGDTVTVRANYVVGCDGARSTVRKSIGGKLHGDAAHQAWGVMDILANSDFPDLRRKCLIQSAKEGNILIIPREGGYLFRMYVELDKLNPDERVSNRNLTAGDIIAAANRIMAPYSIDVKEVVWWSVYEIGHRLTDKFDDVPADEIAHRTPRVFTAGDACHTHSPKAGQGMNVSMGDTFNLGWKLAHVLTGRSDPGLLHSYSAERQLEAKRLVETDHKWARIMSAPPGESELDGSEMPRFQKQFIENLEFTGGLAVHYEPSRIIAASAHQSLATGQIAGKRFHSAPVLRLSDAKPMQLGHVAEADGRWRIYAFAGQDDDGTEGGAIHNLCAYLENDPSSPIRRYTRAAEDIDALIDLRTIFQQDFKALNFEDMPGLLRPGKGRYGLRDFEKIFCVDHKRGDDIYAMRGIDCKQGCMIVVRPDQYVAHILPLDGFAALSTFFDGVFKPQDEQ; encoded by the coding sequence ATGCAGTACTACGTTGACGGGTTCAAACCTGGTGATCCCGATATCAAACCATCAGCACCAGGCCTTGGTCGTGCCACCTCGAACGCAAACGATATCCCGCAAAAGGTCGATGTACTGATTGCCGGGTGCGGACCCGCAGGGCTGTGCCTCGCGGCACAGTTGGCGGGTTTTCCGGAAATTTCGACCATGATTGTCGAACCAAAACACGGGCCTATGGAAAAAGGGCAAGCCGATGGCGTCAGCGTCCGCTCGATGGAAATGTTTCAGGCCTTTGGCTTTGCGGAAAAGGTAAAGCGCGAAGCCTACTGGGTGAACCAGACGGCGTTCTGGAAGCCCTCCCCCGCCGATCCGAGCCATATCCACCGCGTAGGGATCGCTCAGGACGTGGCCGATGATCAGTCAGAGATGCCGCATACAATCGTGAACCAGGCGAGGATACACCAGTTGTTCCTCGACGTGATGAAGAACGCCCCAACACGTTTGGAACCCCATTACGGGCTGCGCGTCAATGACCTGGCGATTGACAGCGGCAGCGACGATCACCCCGTTACTGTTACCTTGGAACACGTAGCCGAAGATGGCAGCGCAGGTGACACTGTTACAGTGCGCGCGAATTATGTGGTCGGTTGCGACGGCGCGCGCAGCACAGTGCGCAAATCAATCGGTGGCAAGTTACACGGCGATGCGGCGCATCAGGCCTGGGGGGTTATGGATATTCTGGCGAATTCAGATTTCCCGGATCTGCGCAGGAAGTGCCTGATCCAGTCAGCGAAGGAAGGCAATATCCTGATCATCCCGCGCGAAGGCGGCTATCTATTCCGGATGTATGTCGAACTCGACAAGCTCAATCCGGATGAACGGGTGTCGAACCGCAACCTGACAGCCGGCGATATTATCGCTGCGGCGAACCGGATCATGGCCCCCTACTCCATCGACGTCAAAGAGGTGGTCTGGTGGTCGGTCTACGAGATCGGCCACAGGCTGACCGACAAGTTCGATGATGTCCCCGCGGATGAGATTGCCCACCGGACACCCCGCGTTTTCACCGCCGGGGATGCCTGCCACACCCACAGCCCCAAGGCGGGGCAAGGTATGAATGTTTCCATGGGCGACACCTTCAACCTCGGTTGGAAACTTGCCCATGTTCTGACCGGCCGGTCAGACCCGGGCCTGCTGCATAGTTACTCGGCCGAACGTCAGCTGGAAGCCAAGCGGTTAGTTGAGACCGATCACAAGTGGGCGCGCATTATGAGCGCTCCGCCGGGCGAATCCGAACTTGATGGCAGCGAAATGCCCCGGTTTCAAAAGCAGTTCATCGAGAACCTGGAATTTACCGGCGGGCTTGCCGTTCACTACGAACCTTCAAGGATTATCGCCGCGTCGGCGCACCAGTCGCTTGCCACGGGCCAAATCGCGGGCAAGCGCTTCCATTCGGCGCCGGTTCTAAGGCTATCCGATGCGAAGCCCATGCAGCTGGGCCATGTTGCCGAAGCGGACGGGCGCTGGCGCATCTACGCCTTCGCAGGACAAGATGACGATGGAACCGAAGGCGGTGCGATTCATAACCTGTGCGCCTATCTGGAAAATGACCCTTCGTCACCGATCCGGCGGTATACCCGTGCAGCTGAAGATATCGATGCCCTGATCGACCTGCGCACCATCTTCCAGCAGGATTTCAAGGCGCTGAACTTTGAGGACATGCCGGGCCTGCTTCGGCCTGGAAAGGGCCGCTACGGGCTGCGCGACTTCGAGAAGATTTTCTGCGTCGATCACAAGCGGGGTGACGACATCTACGCGATGCGCGGCATTGACTGCAAACAGGGCTGCATGATCGTCGTCCGGCCGGACCAATACGTGGCGCACATCCTGCCGCTTGACGGCTTCGCTGCACTTTCAACCTTCTTCGACGGCGTCTTCAAACCGCAAGATGAACAATAA
- a CDS encoding FAD-dependent monooxygenase yields the protein MRPAGRGDTDSLYFTYPHFDPPEYRSNLSDDVPVAIVGAGPVGMTAALALARHGVPSVLFDAKSTFNDGSRAICVARHSFRIFERIGAVTPFLEKALPWTTGRSFYRGRQILEFAMPDSRAEKYRPMYNIQQQYIEQYLWDAIAREPLIETRWQSRITGASDTRDGVTLTVEDPHGIYTLNAAWVLAADGARSAIRKLRGLRLKGENYEGRYVIADVQMKHGYPTIRRALFDPDCRRGGTVLVHKQPDDIWRIDYQLHDGEDEKKAIREETVRASVSAVLREIGHDGDWELEWWSVYSANTLALDDYRDGRVFFVGDSAHIVPIFGVRGLNNGLADAYDIAWKLAWVLQGKAGTALLDSYTPERRGATLDVFANASKSARFMTPPSPGWQLMRDTALNLALSHPFAGGLANPRQMTPYSYAASPAVWADDTGFEGGPQPGTVLPDARTSDGFLSGLLGPGFSLVTFGEALAETAAELGLTHIVLPPGSDAARLLSASPDSAYLIRPDTHIAARWCQATPGALRQAFARATAGEIK from the coding sequence ATGAGACCGGCAGGCCGCGGCGACACCGACTCGCTCTACTTCACGTACCCGCATTTTGATCCGCCGGAATACCGCAGCAATCTATCAGATGATGTTCCGGTCGCAATCGTGGGCGCCGGTCCTGTGGGCATGACAGCAGCACTCGCCCTGGCCCGCCACGGCGTGCCATCGGTGCTGTTTGACGCTAAGTCCACCTTCAACGACGGAAGCCGCGCCATCTGTGTCGCCCGCCACAGTTTTCGCATCTTCGAGCGCATCGGCGCAGTAACGCCCTTCCTGGAAAAAGCGCTGCCCTGGACCACAGGGCGCAGTTTCTACCGCGGCCGCCAGATCCTCGAGTTCGCAATGCCTGACAGCCGGGCCGAGAAGTACCGGCCGATGTACAACATCCAGCAGCAGTACATCGAGCAGTATCTTTGGGACGCCATCGCCCGCGAGCCGCTGATCGAAACCCGCTGGCAAAGCCGGATCACCGGGGCCAGTGATACCCGCGATGGCGTCACCCTAACGGTCGAAGACCCGCACGGCATCTATACGCTCAACGCGGCTTGGGTGCTGGCCGCGGACGGCGCCCGCAGTGCCATCCGCAAACTGCGCGGCCTTCGCCTGAAAGGTGAGAACTACGAGGGCCGCTATGTCATCGCCGATGTGCAGATGAAGCACGGTTACCCAACCATCCGCCGGGCACTGTTTGACCCTGACTGCCGCCGCGGCGGTACAGTCCTGGTACACAAGCAGCCAGATGATATCTGGCGCATCGACTACCAGCTTCACGATGGCGAGGATGAGAAGAAAGCCATCCGCGAGGAGACTGTGCGCGCCTCGGTCAGCGCAGTGCTGCGGGAGATTGGCCATGACGGCGACTGGGAGCTGGAATGGTGGAGCGTCTATTCCGCCAACACGCTGGCGCTGGATGACTACCGGGACGGACGCGTGTTCTTCGTCGGCGACAGCGCCCATATCGTGCCGATCTTCGGCGTGCGCGGCCTGAACAACGGCTTGGCCGACGCCTATGACATCGCATGGAAACTGGCCTGGGTGCTGCAAGGAAAAGCCGGGACAGCGCTTTTGGACAGCTACACGCCGGAACGCCGCGGCGCGACGCTGGATGTCTTCGCCAATGCATCCAAGTCGGCCCGATTCATGACCCCGCCCAGCCCCGGCTGGCAGTTGATGCGAGACACGGCGCTAAACCTCGCGCTAAGCCATCCGTTCGCAGGCGGGCTGGCCAACCCCCGGCAGATGACTCCCTACAGTTATGCCGCCAGCCCTGCCGTCTGGGCCGACGATACGGGCTTCGAAGGTGGCCCGCAGCCTGGCACGGTGTTGCCCGACGCCCGCACTTCAGACGGGTTTCTCTCCGGCCTTCTGGGCCCCGGCTTCAGTCTCGTCACCTTCGGGGAGGCGTTGGCCGAAACTGCTGCTGAGCTGGGCCTGACACATATCGTATTGCCACCGGGTTCCGACGCCGCGCGGTTGCTTTCTGCCTCTCCGGACAGCGCCTATCTCATCCGGCCCGACACCCATATTGCCGCCCGCTGGTGCCAAGCCACACCTGGAGCGCTGCGGCAGGCTTTCGCCCGCGCCACAGCAGGAGAAATCAAATGA
- a CDS encoding helix-turn-helix transcriptional regulator, with the protein MASCIRHIDTCLALLGSGGFAPAFSEFMETLGADQVMVFAITEGNARCLFSRHYRSAALAEELSAQYLDGWYLQDPLLPELVQAQPGTVRLRRLETIAETMGSDYRRIFFDTPGLRAKTTVLAAGVRLRLFVSLYQTGGAQPDCDADLARIAGRLALMHFESTAGSATPPALDALSERERAVCLGILAGQKAEVIAAALEVAPNTVITYRKRAYGKLGINSRAGLFSLCRDLGASS; encoded by the coding sequence ATGGCATCCTGTATCCGGCATATCGATACTTGTCTTGCGCTGCTGGGCAGCGGCGGCTTTGCGCCGGCGTTTTCAGAGTTCATGGAAACGTTGGGGGCCGATCAGGTCATGGTATTTGCGATCACTGAAGGGAATGCGCGCTGCCTGTTCTCGCGCCATTACCGAAGTGCAGCGCTAGCCGAGGAACTGTCAGCGCAATATCTGGATGGCTGGTATCTGCAGGATCCGCTTTTGCCTGAACTGGTGCAGGCGCAGCCAGGCACAGTCCGGCTGAGGCGGCTGGAGACGATTGCTGAAACGATGGGCAGCGACTACCGGCGGATATTCTTTGACACGCCGGGGCTGCGGGCCAAGACCACTGTGCTGGCCGCCGGAGTGCGGCTGAGGCTGTTCGTAAGCCTGTACCAGACGGGCGGGGCACAGCCGGACTGCGACGCGGATTTAGCACGAATTGCAGGCCGGTTGGCGCTGATGCATTTCGAAAGTACCGCCGGCAGCGCCACTCCACCGGCTCTGGACGCGTTGAGTGAGCGGGAGCGGGCGGTCTGCCTGGGTATTCTGGCGGGGCAGAAGGCGGAGGTGATCGCAGCGGCTCTGGAGGTCGCGCCCAATACCGTGATCACCTACCGTAAGCGCGCCTATGGCAAGCTGGGGATCAATTCGCGTGCGGGGCTGTTCTCGCTGTGCAGAGACCTTGGTGCCTCGAGCTGA
- a CDS encoding TRAP transporter large permease — translation MIAGSLSMAAAILLAFLRIPLAFSLLAVSVIGIGLAINWNIALQLVPLTISDAVLSYDLAVVPMFILMGNVISKTGIAHDLFRAAYAFVGNVRGGLALSAMAACSGFSAVCGSSYATAATMAKVSYPSMKKYGYSDELAAGTIAAGGTLGILIPPSIIMVVYGILTQTNIGDLFIAGVVPGLIGLAAYMVAIRIIAALDPSHAPRGESTPWPEKLLALSGVWPFLLLFGLIIGGLYAKLFTPTEAAGMGAGLAILIAAFHGRLGWSVLRTIIIDTAYTSVSLYTVLFGALMLSKLLTLSGLAAGVLGLVESTGLEGLALIFVIMAVFLVLGCVMDSMAIILIFVPLFAPVVVSQGFDLVWFGIIVIVVTEIALVTPPVGMNVFVLKAVLPEVPVVKIFRGLVPFIIADVARLALLIAFPALTLWLGSTVG, via the coding sequence ATGATTGCCGGTTCTCTGTCCATGGCTGCGGCCATCCTGCTTGCCTTCCTCAGGATCCCGCTGGCCTTTTCGCTGCTCGCTGTTTCGGTCATAGGTATCGGGCTGGCGATTAACTGGAACATTGCGCTGCAGCTGGTGCCGCTGACGATCTCGGACGCAGTGCTGTCCTATGACCTTGCCGTAGTGCCTATGTTCATCCTGATGGGCAATGTCATCTCCAAAACCGGCATCGCCCACGATCTGTTCCGCGCCGCATATGCCTTTGTGGGCAACGTGCGCGGCGGGCTGGCGCTTTCCGCCATGGCCGCCTGCTCCGGCTTCTCCGCCGTCTGCGGCTCCAGCTATGCCACCGCCGCCACCATGGCCAAGGTGTCCTATCCCAGCATGAAAAAATACGGCTACTCCGACGAGCTGGCGGCCGGCACCATTGCCGCCGGCGGCACACTCGGCATCCTGATCCCGCCCTCGATCATCATGGTGGTCTACGGAATTCTGACCCAGACCAACATCGGCGACTTGTTTATTGCCGGAGTGGTGCCGGGGCTGATCGGTCTGGCCGCCTACATGGTGGCAATCCGCATCATTGCGGCCCTTGACCCAAGCCATGCCCCGCGCGGGGAAAGCACCCCCTGGCCGGAAAAGCTCCTGGCGCTGTCCGGCGTCTGGCCTTTCCTGCTGTTGTTCGGGCTGATCATCGGCGGGCTTTATGCCAAGCTGTTCACCCCCACTGAGGCCGCTGGCATGGGAGCTGGTCTTGCCATCCTGATCGCGGCCTTTCACGGGCGGCTCGGCTGGAGCGTGCTGCGCACCATCATCATCGATACCGCCTATACCTCGGTATCGCTTTACACTGTGCTTTTCGGCGCACTGATGCTGTCCAAGCTGCTCACTCTGTCCGGGCTTGCCGCGGGTGTTTTGGGGCTGGTCGAGTCGACCGGGCTCGAAGGCCTCGCGCTGATCTTCGTCATCATGGCGGTGTTCCTTGTTCTGGGCTGCGTGATGGATTCTATGGCCATCATTCTGATCTTCGTGCCCCTGTTCGCACCGGTGGTGGTTTCCCAAGGCTTTGACCTGGTCTGGTTCGGCATCATTGTGATCGTGGTGACCGAAATCGCCCTTGTCACGCCACCCGTCGGTATGAACGTCTTTGTTCTCAAGGCCGTGCTGCCAGAAGTCCCGGTGGTAAAGATCTTCAGAGGGCTGGTGCCGTTCATCATCGCCGATGTAGCCAGGCTGGCTCTGCTGATCGCCTTCCCTGCCCTGACGCTTTGGCTGGGAAGTACGGTAGGGTGA
- a CDS encoding TRAP transporter small permease has product MALFLLAMVALTFTDVIGRRLFGEPVYGANDITEHLMALTVFAGLPLVTAAGAHLTIDLLDKLLDRPGLAWWRVLTGLLVAAVLGMMAWLFVKHGLNASSISEVSQALRVPRAPLYFFMALSCALSAVAAFAVVLGRPLADAENTHKEEVL; this is encoded by the coding sequence ATGGCACTGTTTCTGCTGGCCATGGTGGCTCTCACCTTCACCGATGTGATCGGACGCCGCCTGTTCGGCGAACCGGTTTACGGCGCAAATGACATTACCGAACACCTGATGGCGCTGACAGTCTTTGCCGGCTTGCCTTTGGTGACCGCCGCGGGGGCGCACCTGACAATCGATCTTCTCGACAAACTGCTGGACCGCCCCGGGTTGGCATGGTGGCGCGTGCTGACCGGGCTTCTGGTGGCAGCTGTGCTCGGCATGATGGCCTGGTTGTTCGTCAAGCACGGCCTCAATGCCTCGAGCATTTCTGAGGTCAGTCAAGCGCTTCGCGTGCCGCGCGCACCGCTCTATTTCTTCATGGCACTGAGCTGCGCGCTGTCTGCAGTGGCCGCCTTTGCCGTGGTCCTCGGCAGGCCGCTGGCCGACGCCGAAAACACCCATAAGGAGGAAGTGTTATGA
- a CDS encoding TRAP transporter substrate-binding protein, giving the protein MINPAIKLLKGAAAAAVILTATVQAASAENLTMSSWVPPTHFVHTDFLVPFTEKVAEVTEGRVTVTILPAPLASPPQHWELARNGVADITWGNFTYEPERFVPLWFAEFPNAGTNAEAQSRALWQTYEKFLAGNPAFDGVKMLAVGMFGGGQLHHGSAAVTTPEDVSGQKFRMGGPIQEQLLTKLGAVPVAAPATKAYEMLESGVIDGSLHTMESVVNFRLEDSLKHHTIFPNGFYDATFFVIMNGAKWDRLSDADKAAIEAVTGEALSAAWGKNFDLQNPAASEKLAAEGHEIAEAAPELITAVNNIYDEMVSEWTEKAKAAGVEDPAAMLGFYRETYTELAAE; this is encoded by the coding sequence ATGATCAACCCTGCCATCAAACTGCTCAAGGGCGCCGCGGCGGCTGCCGTAATTCTGACCGCTACGGTTCAAGCCGCCAGCGCGGAAAACTTGACGATGTCGTCCTGGGTGCCGCCGACCCATTTCGTGCATACCGACTTTCTCGTGCCCTTTACCGAAAAAGTAGCTGAGGTCACAGAAGGCCGTGTCACCGTGACCATCCTGCCCGCGCCGCTGGCCAGCCCGCCGCAGCACTGGGAGCTGGCTCGCAATGGCGTCGCCGACATCACTTGGGGTAATTTCACTTACGAGCCGGAGCGTTTCGTACCGCTGTGGTTCGCGGAATTCCCCAACGCCGGCACCAACGCCGAGGCACAAAGCCGGGCGCTTTGGCAAACCTACGAGAAGTTTCTGGCCGGCAATCCTGCTTTTGACGGGGTCAAGATGCTGGCCGTAGGCATGTTTGGAGGCGGCCAACTGCACCACGGCAGCGCCGCTGTGACCACACCCGAGGATGTGAGCGGCCAGAAGTTCCGCATGGGAGGCCCGATCCAGGAGCAGCTGCTGACCAAACTGGGGGCGGTTCCGGTCGCGGCGCCCGCCACCAAAGCCTACGAAATGCTGGAAAGCGGAGTCATCGATGGCTCGCTGCACACCATGGAATCCGTGGTCAACTTCAGGCTCGAGGACAGCCTCAAGCATCACACAATTTTCCCCAACGGTTTTTATGACGCGACCTTCTTCGTGATCATGAACGGCGCCAAATGGGACCGGCTCAGCGATGCCGACAAAGCGGCGATCGAAGCCGTCACCGGTGAGGCCCTGTCGGCGGCATGGGGCAAGAACTTCGATCTCCAAAACCCAGCTGCATCGGAGAAGCTGGCTGCTGAAGGTCACGAAATTGCCGAAGCCGCACCCGAGCTGATTACCGCGGTGAACAATATCTACGACGAGATGGTGTCGGAGTGGACCGAGAAGGCAAAGGCTGCCGGCGTGGAAGACCCGGCTGCGATGCTTGGCTTCTACAGAGAGACCTACACCGAATTGGCTGCGGAATAA
- a CDS encoding amidohydrolase, with protein sequence MFAEWYSIQKPISESWLHDLHSHPETGFEETKTAAFVASRLTEFGYEVATGLGGTGVVGTLHGAGASDAAPGRRIGFRAELDALPMAEEADVPYRSKVEGRFHGCGHDGHTVTALTAAAYLAHSPDFDGTVHFIFQPAEELLTGARAMLADGLFERFPCDEIYALHNLPGLPAGKVSIPSAAAMASADNIDVTIRANGAHGSMPHTGEDAIAAASAFIGLVQQTSTRVIDAREAGVISFGVLTGGTARNVLPAEVSIEGTMRTNAPEVRDRLATLLQEAATAAEHLYGVAVELQVTKVAPVTFNNSDAVAAVTASAKRVAGADKVIADARNLMASEDFSEFLNRVPGSYFFIGQDGRAPHHPEFVFDPAVIPLGAAIFADLAKCRTRKPE encoded by the coding sequence ATGTTCGCAGAGTGGTATAGCATCCAGAAGCCCATTTCTGAGAGCTGGCTGCACGATCTTCACAGCCATCCCGAAACTGGCTTCGAAGAAACCAAGACCGCTGCCTTCGTAGCCAGCCGTCTAACGGAATTCGGCTATGAAGTTGCCACTGGCCTCGGCGGCACTGGTGTCGTCGGAACCTTGCACGGTGCAGGCGCCAGTGATGCTGCACCGGGCCGCCGCATCGGCTTTCGCGCCGAACTGGATGCACTGCCGATGGCAGAAGAGGCGGACGTGCCTTACCGTTCAAAAGTGGAGGGGAGATTCCACGGCTGCGGCCATGACGGCCACACCGTCACCGCGCTCACTGCGGCGGCCTATCTGGCGCACAGCCCAGATTTCGACGGCACCGTGCATTTCATCTTCCAGCCTGCCGAGGAATTGCTTACCGGTGCCCGCGCAATGCTGGCCGACGGCCTGTTCGAGCGTTTTCCCTGCGACGAGATCTACGCCCTGCACAACCTGCCCGGCCTGCCGGCGGGCAAAGTCAGCATACCATCAGCTGCAGCAATGGCCTCAGCTGACAACATCGACGTCACCATTCGCGCCAATGGTGCCCACGGTTCGATGCCGCATACTGGCGAGGACGCCATCGCGGCGGCCTCTGCCTTCATCGGTTTGGTACAGCAAACGTCGACCCGGGTCATCGATGCGCGGGAAGCCGGTGTGATCTCCTTTGGCGTTCTCACGGGGGGCACGGCTCGCAATGTGTTGCCTGCTGAGGTCTCCATCGAAGGAACAATGCGCACCAACGCGCCCGAGGTACGCGACAGGCTGGCCACCTTGCTTCAGGAAGCCGCCACTGCGGCCGAGCACCTCTACGGCGTCGCGGTAGAGCTTCAGGTCACCAAAGTTGCTCCTGTGACTTTCAACAATAGTGACGCCGTCGCCGCAGTGACGGCCTCGGCCAAACGGGTCGCCGGTGCAGACAAAGTTATTGCAGATGCCCGAAATCTGATGGCCTCCGAGGATTTCTCGGAATTTCTGAACCGGGTGCCGGGCAGCTACTTCTTCATCGGACAGGACGGCCGTGCACCGCACCACCCCGAATTCGTCTTCGACCCGGCGGTCATTCCGCTGGGTGCTGCGATTTTTGCCGACCTGGCCAAATGCCGGACCCGCAAGCCTGAATAA